In the Gasterosteus aculeatus chromosome X, fGasAcu3.hap1.1, whole genome shotgun sequence genome, one interval contains:
- the LOC144383616 gene encoding nuclear factor 7, ovary-like: MKKLLEVELKRVQQSAVDVTLDPDTAHPKLILSDDGKQVKRGDVKKNLPDNPERFNRCAVVLGKQSFSSGRFYYEVQVKGKTDWDLGVVRESINRKGNISASPQNGYWAIRLWNKNNYSALADPPVSLSLEPRPEKVGVFVDYEEGLVSFYDVGAAALIYSFTGCCFTEKLYPYFSLNRPFNTKLIRFVNNIFDSAPLIISAVNHTE; the protein is encoded by the coding sequence atgaagaagctgctggaggtCGAGCTGAAGAGAGTCCAGCAGTCTGCAGTGGATGTGACACTTGATCCTGATACAGCACATCCTAAACTCATCCTGTCTGATGATGGAAAACAAGTTAAACGTGGAGATGTAAAGAAGAATCTCCCAGACAATCCAGAGAGATTTAATCGTTGTGCTGTTGTTTTAGGAAAGCAGAGTTTCTCTTCAGGTAGATTTTACTACGAGGTTCAGGTTAAAGGGAAGACTGACTGGGATTTAGGAGTGGTGAGAGAGTCCATCAACAGGAAGGGAAACATCTCAGCGTCTCCTCAGAATGGTTACTGGGCGATACGGTTGTGGAATAAGAATAATTACTCTGCTCTTGCTGACCCTCCAGTCAGTCTCTCTCTGGAGCCCCGGCCTGAGaaggtgggggtgtttgtggaTTATGAGGAGGGTCTGGTCTCCTTTTATGACGTtggtgctgcagctctgatCTACTCCTTTACTGGCTGCTGCTTCACTGAGAAACTCTACCCATACTTTAGTCTCAATAGACCCTTCAATACAAAGCTAATTAGGTTtgtaaataatatttttgactctgctcctctgatcatctctgctgtcaatcacactgagTAG
- the LOC120809803 gene encoding E3 ubiquitin/ISG15 ligase TRIM25 — translation MSAASRLLTEDQFLCSICLAVFTHPVTIPCGHNFCKACITDHWNVNAPPNCPNCNQGFNTRPELQVNTFISEMAAQFRLSAQQKASSSSSEQQAAQPGEVPCDVCTGTKVKALKKHQLMDPVENLEGRMCTKHDKLLELFCKTDQMCVCMLCTVLDHKNHDVVPLREEYEGKKAELGKTEAEVQQMIQKRRLKIQEIKHSVELSEEEADREVAEGVLVFSALKESVERSQAELIDTIKEKQRQTQKQAEGFIK, via the coding sequence ATGTCTGCTGCCAGCCGTCTGCTGACTGAAGATCAGTTCCTGTGCTCCATCTGTCTGGCCGTGTTCACTCATCCAGTCACCATACCATGTGGACACAACTTCTGTAAAGCCTGCATCACTGACCACTGGAACGTTAATGCCCCGCCTAACTGTCCCAACTGTAACCAGGGTTTTAACACCAGACCTGAGCTGCAGGTCAACACGTTCATCTCTGAGATGGCTGCTCAGTTCAGACTGTCAGCTCAacagaaagccagcagcagcagctcagagcaaCAAGCTGCCCAACCAGGAGAAGTTCCCTGTGACGTCTGCACTGGAACCAAAGTGAAGGCCCTCAAGAAACATCAGCTGATGGACCCTGTGGAGAACCTGGAAGGCAGGATGTGTACGAAGCACGATAAACTGCTAGAGCTGTTCTGTAAGACCGACcagatgtgtgtctgcatgctctGCACTGTTTTAGACCACAAGAACCATGATGTTGTTCCTCTGAGAGAAGAATATGAAGGAAAGAAGGCCGAGCTGGGGAAGACTGAGGCTGAAGTCCAGCAGATGATCCAGAAGAGACGACTGAAGATTCAGGAGATCAAACACTCAGTGGAGCTCAGTGAGGAAGAAGCAGACAGAGAGGTAGCAGAAGGTGTCCTGGTCTTCAGCgctctgaaggagtctgttgagAGAAGCCAGGCGGAGCTCATCGACACCatcaaagagaagcagagacagacacagaaacaggcTGAAGGCTTCATCAAATAG